A single Nevskiales bacterium DNA region contains:
- a CDS encoding KpsF/GutQ family sugar-phosphate isomerase has product MDPERLKKLGRAVVDTENRAVAALAARVDDAFVRACELMLGCQGRVVVLGMGKSGHIGGKIAATLASTGTPAFFVHPGEASHGDLGMITPKDVVLAISYSGTTGEILVLLPMLKRLGVALIALTGKSDSALAKAADVHIDVSVAQEACPLNLAPTASTTATLVMGDALAIALLEARGFTEADFALSHPGGALGRRLLLHVSDIMHTGADIPQVGPDTPLREALLEMTRKRLGMTAVADGEGRLLGIFTDGDLRRTLDRDVDVRSARIAEVMTRNCKTIRADVLAAEAVRLMETHKINALVVVDERQRIVGALNMHDLLRAGVV; this is encoded by the coding sequence ATGGACCCCGAACGCCTCAAGAAACTCGGCCGCGCGGTCGTCGACACCGAGAATCGCGCGGTCGCCGCCCTGGCGGCGCGCGTGGACGACGCCTTCGTGCGCGCCTGCGAACTGATGCTGGGCTGCCAGGGCCGCGTGGTGGTGCTCGGCATGGGCAAGTCGGGCCATATCGGCGGCAAGATCGCCGCCACGTTGGCCAGCACCGGCACGCCGGCGTTCTTCGTGCATCCGGGCGAGGCCAGCCACGGCGACCTCGGCATGATCACGCCCAAGGACGTGGTACTGGCCATCTCCTATTCCGGCACCACCGGCGAGATCCTGGTGCTGTTGCCCATGCTCAAGCGCCTGGGTGTGGCGCTGATCGCGCTCACCGGCAAGTCGGACTCCGCGCTGGCCAAGGCCGCCGACGTACACATCGACGTGAGCGTGGCGCAGGAGGCCTGCCCGTTGAACCTGGCGCCCACGGCCAGCACGACGGCGACATTGGTAATGGGCGATGCGCTGGCCATCGCGCTGCTCGAGGCGCGCGGCTTCACCGAAGCCGATTTCGCGCTCTCGCATCCGGGCGGCGCCCTAGGCCGGCGCCTGCTGCTGCATGTTTCCGACATCATGCACACCGGCGCCGACATCCCACAGGTCGGACCCGACACGCCGCTGCGCGAGGCGCTGCTGGAAATGACGCGCAAGCGCCTGGGCATGACCGCGGTGGCGGATGGCGAAGGCCGGCTGCTCGGCATCTTCACCGACGGCGACCTGCGCCGCACGCTGGACCGCGACGTGGACGTGCGCAGCGCGCGCATCGCCGAGGTCATGACGCGCAACTGCAAGACGATCCGCGCCGACGTGCTGGCGGCCGAGGCGGTGCGGCTGATGGAGACGCACAAGATCAACGCACTGGTGGTGGTGGACGAGCGGCAGCGCATCGTCGGCGCGCTCAACATGCACGACCTGCTGCGCGCCGGGGTGGTCTGA
- a CDS encoding BolA/IbaG family iron-sulfur metabolism protein: MVTPDQIKQLIEAGLPGAEARVAGDDGTHFEAIVISPDFAGRSILVQHRMVYATLGARMGTDIHALSLRTLTPEQAAQQGLR, encoded by the coding sequence ATGGTTACCCCCGACCAGATCAAGCAACTCATCGAAGCCGGCCTGCCGGGCGCCGAAGCCCGGGTGGCGGGCGACGACGGCACGCACTTCGAGGCCATCGTCATCAGCCCCGATTTCGCCGGCCGGAGCATACTGGTTCAGCACCGCATGGTGTATGCGACACTGGGCGCGCGCATGGGCACCGACATCCACGCGCTGTCGCTGCGCACCCTGACGCCCGAACAGGCGGCGCAGCAGGGGCTGCGCTGA
- the murA gene encoding UDP-N-acetylglucosamine 1-carboxyvinyltransferase, with protein sequence MEQLIIRGGRPLDGEVRASGAKNATLPIMAACLLTDEPLVIHNVPHLEDVTTTNTLLAQMGVSVTIGEKMVVEANASTIKSFVAPYDLVKTMRASILVLGPLLAARGEAEVALPGGCAIGARPVDIHLAGLEAMGAEIRVEEGYIRARARRLKGARLVHETVTVTGTENLMMAATLAEGTTIIENAAREPEVVDLANCLNKMGARVQGAGTSVLTIEGVKKLHGAEYRVLPDRIETGTFLVAAAITRGRVRVRETSPLLLEAVLLKLQEAGATVTSGEDWIEVDMRGRRPKAVDIRTAPYPAFPTDMQAQFVALDTVAQGTGAITETVFENRFMHVLELQRMGAQIRIEGNTVIIKGVERLSGAPVMATDLRASASLVLAGLAAEGETTVQRIYHIDRGYEVIEEKLSQLGASIKREPVKKKPAAAAAV encoded by the coding sequence ATGGAACAGCTCATCATCCGCGGCGGCCGGCCGCTCGACGGCGAGGTGCGCGCCTCCGGCGCCAAGAACGCCACGCTGCCGATCATGGCCGCCTGCCTGCTCACCGACGAGCCCTTGGTGATCCACAACGTCCCGCACCTGGAGGACGTCACGACCACCAACACGCTGCTGGCGCAGATGGGGGTGTCGGTCACCATTGGCGAGAAGATGGTGGTGGAAGCCAACGCGAGCACGATCAAGTCTTTCGTCGCACCCTACGACCTGGTCAAGACCATGCGCGCCTCGATCCTGGTGCTGGGGCCGCTGCTGGCGGCGCGCGGCGAGGCCGAGGTCGCGCTGCCAGGCGGCTGCGCCATCGGCGCCCGTCCCGTGGACATCCACCTGGCCGGCCTGGAGGCCATGGGCGCCGAGATCCGGGTGGAGGAGGGCTACATCCGCGCCAGGGCCAGGCGCCTGAAGGGTGCGCGGCTGGTGCATGAGACTGTCACTGTGACCGGTACCGAGAACCTGATGATGGCCGCGACCCTGGCCGAGGGCACGACCATCATCGAGAACGCCGCGCGCGAGCCCGAGGTCGTGGACCTGGCCAACTGTCTCAACAAGATGGGCGCTCGGGTGCAGGGCGCCGGCACCTCGGTACTGACCATCGAGGGCGTGAAAAAATTGCACGGTGCCGAGTACCGCGTGCTGCCGGATCGCATCGAGACCGGCACTTTCCTGGTGGCGGCGGCGATCACCCGCGGCCGCGTGCGCGTGCGCGAGACCTCGCCGCTGCTGCTGGAGGCCGTGCTGCTCAAGCTGCAGGAGGCGGGCGCCACCGTGACCAGCGGCGAGGACTGGATCGAGGTGGACATGCGCGGCCGCCGGCCGAAGGCGGTGGACATCCGCACCGCCCCGTACCCGGCCTTCCCGACCGACATGCAGGCGCAGTTCGTGGCGCTGGACACGGTGGCCCAGGGCACCGGCGCCATCACCGAGACCGTGTTCGAGAATCGCTTCATGCACGTGCTGGAGCTGCAGCGCATGGGCGCCCAGATCCGCATCGAAGGCAACACCGTGATCATCAAGGGCGTGGAGCGGCTGTCGGGCGCACCGGTGATGGCCACCGATCTGCGCGCCTCGGCCAGCCTGGTACTGGCCGGCCTGGCGGCCGAGGGCGAGACCACGGTGCAGCGCATCTATCACATCGACCGCGGTTACGAGGTGATCGAGGAGAAGCTCTCGCAGCTGGGCGCCAGCATCAAGCGCGAGCCGGTCAAAAAGAAACCCGCCGCCGCAGCCGCGGTCTGA
- a CDS encoding ABC transporter ATP-binding protein, protein MSATDANPPAIRIEDLHKSYGSLQALRGVSFDIRPGEYFGLLGPNGAGKSTLISIIAGLVRASRGRVAVLGHDVLADWRAARLKLGVVPQELVYDPFFPVRDILRLQAGYYGKGRAQWPWIEQLLEELDLADKADATIRQLSGGMKRRVLIAQALVHKPPVLILDEPTAGVDVELRRTLWQFTRRLHAEGHTVVLTTHYLEEAEQLCERIAILHRGELKALEGKRALLDRHPFRFLRLRVEGGAPLPEAVRALQVGQANGELELRLPRGHGIAAVLDALRDAGLRVQDVHSREPTLEDVFVGLIGPGNGEGA, encoded by the coding sequence TTGTCCGCCACCGACGCCAATCCGCCCGCCATCCGCATCGAGGACCTGCACAAGTCCTACGGCAGCCTGCAGGCCTTGCGCGGCGTCAGCTTCGACATCCGCCCGGGCGAATACTTCGGCCTGCTGGGGCCCAACGGCGCCGGCAAGTCCACCCTGATCAGCATCATCGCCGGCCTGGTGCGCGCCAGCCGCGGCCGCGTGGCGGTGCTGGGGCACGACGTGCTGGCCGACTGGCGCGCCGCGCGACTGAAGCTGGGCGTGGTGCCGCAGGAGCTGGTCTACGACCCGTTCTTCCCGGTGCGCGACATCCTGCGCCTGCAGGCCGGCTACTATGGCAAAGGCCGCGCGCAGTGGCCGTGGATCGAGCAGCTGCTGGAGGAGCTCGACCTCGCCGACAAGGCCGACGCCACCATCCGCCAGCTGTCCGGCGGCATGAAGCGGCGCGTGCTGATCGCGCAGGCGCTGGTGCACAAGCCGCCGGTGCTGATCCTGGACGAGCCGACCGCCGGCGTGGACGTGGAGCTGCGCCGCACGCTGTGGCAGTTCACGCGCCGGCTGCACGCCGAAGGGCATACCGTGGTGCTGACCACGCATTACCTCGAGGAGGCCGAGCAGCTGTGCGAGCGCATCGCCATCCTGCACCGTGGCGAGCTCAAGGCGCTGGAGGGCAAGCGCGCGTTGCTCGACCGGCACCCGTTCCGCTTCCTGCGCCTGCGCGTCGAAGGCGGCGCGCCACTGCCGGAGGCGGTGCGTGCGCTGCAGGTGGGGCAGGCCAACGGCGAGCTCGAGCTGCGCCTGCCGCGCGGCCATGGCATCGCCGCGGTGCTCGACGCGTTGCGCGATGCCGGCCTGCGCGTGCAGGACGTGCACTCGCGCGAGCCGACGCTGGAGGACGTGTTCGTCGGGCTCATCGGGCCCGGCAACGGGGAAGGCGCATGA
- the hisG gene encoding ATP phosphoribosyltransferase: MSTAPLTIAVSKGRILQDALPLLARAGIVPRENPLHSRLLRFATHRRDVELIVIRAADVPTFVEYGAADCGIAGKDVLLEHGGENLYEPLDLGIARCRLMVAGLPGALEAAAGRRLRVATKYVEVTRRFFAARGQQVELIKLYGSMELAPLVGLADLIVDLVDTGKTLKANGLVQMETLQPISSRLIVNKAAMKMKHARLQALIEALARARPQAA, from the coding sequence ATGAGTACTGCGCCGCTGACCATCGCCGTGTCGAAGGGCCGCATCCTGCAGGATGCGCTGCCGCTCTTGGCGCGCGCCGGCATCGTCCCGCGCGAGAACCCGCTGCACAGCCGTCTGCTGCGTTTTGCCACCCATCGCCGGGACGTCGAACTCATCGTCATCCGCGCCGCCGACGTGCCCACCTTCGTGGAATACGGCGCCGCCGACTGCGGCATCGCCGGCAAGGACGTGCTGCTCGAGCACGGCGGCGAAAACCTGTACGAGCCGCTGGACTTGGGTATCGCGCGCTGCCGGCTGATGGTGGCGGGCCTGCCGGGCGCGCTCGAGGCCGCCGCCGGGCGGCGGCTGCGTGTCGCCACCAAGTATGTCGAGGTCACGCGCCGTTTCTTCGCGGCGCGCGGCCAGCAGGTCGAGCTGATCAAGCTGTACGGCTCGATGGAGCTGGCGCCGCTGGTCGGGCTGGCCGACCTGATCGTGGACCTGGTGGACACCGGCAAGACGCTCAAGGCCAATGGACTGGTGCAGATGGAAACCCTGCAGCCGATCAGCTCGCGCCTGATCGTCAACAAGGCGGCGATGAAGATGAAGCACGCGCGCCTGCAGGCGCTGATCGAGGCGCTGGCACGGGCGCGGCCGCAGGCCGCCTGA
- a CDS encoding HAD-IIIA family hydrolase, protein MARKPTPAALRRKAARIELAVFDVDGVMTDGRLYVGPGGQEFKAVHIHDGHGLKRLMAAGVEVAVISGRRSEAIEARLADLGVEHVFMGAADKLAIFCALLEELNLEPHQVAYMGDDEPDLGPMRVAGLALAVRNAVPEIRAAADWVSTRDGGDGAVREACELLIAARGRR, encoded by the coding sequence ATGGCCCGCAAACCAACACCGGCCGCCCTGCGCCGCAAGGCGGCGCGCATCGAGCTGGCGGTGTTCGACGTCGATGGGGTGATGACCGACGGGCGGCTGTACGTCGGCCCCGGCGGGCAGGAATTCAAGGCCGTGCACATCCACGACGGACACGGGCTCAAGCGCCTGATGGCCGCCGGCGTCGAGGTGGCGGTGATCAGCGGCCGGCGTTCGGAGGCGATCGAAGCGCGGCTGGCCGATCTCGGGGTCGAGCACGTGTTCATGGGCGCGGCCGACAAGCTGGCGATCTTCTGCGCGCTGTTGGAAGAACTGAACCTCGAGCCGCACCAGGTGGCCTATATGGGCGACGACGAGCCCGACCTCGGGCCCATGCGCGTGGCCGGCCTGGCCCTGGCCGTGCGCAACGCGGTGCCGGAGATCCGCGCCGCTGCGGACTGGGTCAGCACGCGCGACGGCGGCGACGGGGCGGTGCGCGAGGCCTGCGAGCTGCTGATCGCCGCGCGCGGGCGCCGGTAG
- a CDS encoding ABC transporter permease: MNLHGTWTLFVKETRRFLSVLVQTVLTPVVTALLYLLVFGHVMDENLQVYAGVGYTAFLIPGLIMMSVIQNAFANTSSSVTQSKMMGNLVFVLMAPLSAFELFAAYISAAVLRAAMVAAGLYALGWLVTPLPVAHPFFMLAMLVLASAALGVLGLIGGIVADKFEHLSAFQNFFIVPLSFLSGVFYSIHSLPPLWRELSHYNPFFYMIDGFRYGFFGVGDAAPWLSLAVVGGFTLAVSAVCLGMLQSGYKLRP; encoded by the coding sequence ATGAACCTGCACGGCACCTGGACCCTGTTCGTGAAGGAGACGCGCCGCTTCCTGTCGGTGCTGGTGCAGACGGTGCTGACGCCGGTGGTGACGGCCCTGCTGTACCTGCTGGTGTTCGGCCACGTGATGGACGAGAACCTGCAGGTCTATGCCGGCGTCGGCTACACCGCCTTCCTGATTCCCGGCCTGATCATGATGAGCGTGATCCAGAACGCCTTCGCCAACACCTCCTCGTCGGTCACCCAGTCGAAGATGATGGGCAACCTGGTGTTCGTGCTGATGGCGCCGCTGTCGGCCTTCGAGCTGTTCGCGGCCTATATTTCTGCGGCCGTGCTGCGTGCGGCCATGGTGGCGGCGGGCCTGTACGCGCTCGGCTGGCTGGTCACGCCGCTGCCGGTGGCGCATCCGTTCTTCATGCTGGCGATGCTGGTGCTGGCCAGCGCCGCGCTGGGCGTGCTCGGCCTGATCGGCGGCATCGTGGCGGACAAGTTCGAGCACCTGTCGGCGTTCCAGAATTTCTTCATCGTGCCGCTGTCCTTCCTGAGCGGCGTGTTCTATTCGATCCACTCGCTGCCGCCGCTGTGGCGCGAGCTGTCCCACTACAACCCGTTCTTCTACATGATCGACGGCTTCCGCTACGGCTTCTTCGGCGTCGGCGACGCCGCGCCCTGGCTGAGCCTGGCGGTGGTGGGCGGCTTCACGCTGGCGGTGTCGGCCGTGTGCCTGGGCATGCTGCAGTCGGGCTACAAGCTCCGGCCATAG